The Catenuloplanes niger genome includes a window with the following:
- a CDS encoding VOC family protein, with product MSATDGRPVLAHVALLSPDIDRSLRFYRDGLGFTRTYGWRETATPEGEVVYRGRGVLVELGGGSYLEFLLGDPGAGTGPVHHIAVAVDDVDAAYARCLAAGGEPVVDGDWRGDPVSVHIKGDPRLPVRDAFVRGPSGEVVELYRPGGPIPVS from the coding sequence ATGAGCGCGACCGACGGCCGTCCCGTGCTCGCGCACGTGGCCCTGCTCTCCCCGGACATCGACCGCTCGCTGCGTTTCTACCGCGACGGGCTGGGCTTCACCCGCACCTACGGCTGGCGCGAGACCGCCACCCCGGAGGGTGAGGTCGTCTACCGCGGCCGCGGCGTGCTGGTCGAGCTCGGCGGCGGCAGCTACCTGGAGTTCCTGCTCGGCGACCCGGGCGCCGGCACCGGCCCGGTGCACCACATCGCGGTCGCGGTGGACGACGTGGACGCGGCGTACGCGCGCTGCCTGGCGGCCGGCGGGGAGCCGGTCGTCGACGGCGACTGGCGCGGCGACCCGGTCAGCGTCCACATCAAGGGCGACCCGCGGCTGCCGGTCCGGGACGCGTTCGTCCGCGGCCCCAGCGGCGAGGTCGTGGAGCTGTACCGGCCCGGCGGCCCGATCCCGGTCAGCTGA
- a CDS encoding aldo/keto reductase: MRYQILGRSGVRVSEVALGTLTFGEDWGFGVDRTTSARLLDVYAEAGGNFIDTANFYTDGDSERIVGELLRGRRDQFVLATKFTVETRTGDPNSAGNHRKSLTGSLEASLRRLGTDHIDLLWVHARDTLTPVPELMRVLDDQVRLGKVGHVGVSNWPAWEIAQANTLAELRDWSPFVGLQTRYNLLERSVERELIPMANGLGIPVFAWGALAEGRLTGKYLDGGQGRLTTIEPEEHSKVGSDEVVREVVKIAEEGGWTPAQVALAWLIARPGVVVPILGATRESQLADNLGATAVRLDDAQLARLDDASRPVLGFPQDMLRQEVTIAKVYGDRWRDIVDRRTVGARGINDGLHPAR; this comes from the coding sequence GTGCGTTACCAGATCCTGGGCAGGTCCGGCGTCCGCGTCTCGGAGGTGGCGCTCGGCACGCTCACCTTCGGCGAGGACTGGGGGTTCGGCGTGGACCGGACCACCAGCGCCCGGTTGCTCGACGTGTACGCCGAGGCCGGCGGGAACTTCATCGACACGGCGAACTTCTACACCGACGGCGACTCCGAGCGGATCGTCGGTGAGCTGCTGCGCGGCCGCCGCGATCAGTTCGTGCTCGCCACCAAGTTCACCGTCGAGACCCGTACCGGCGACCCGAACTCGGCGGGCAACCACCGCAAGAGCCTGACCGGCTCGCTGGAGGCGAGCCTGCGCCGGCTCGGCACCGACCACATCGACCTGCTCTGGGTGCACGCCCGGGACACGCTCACCCCGGTGCCCGAGCTGATGCGGGTCCTCGACGACCAGGTGCGCCTCGGCAAGGTCGGCCACGTCGGCGTCTCGAACTGGCCGGCCTGGGAGATCGCGCAGGCGAACACCCTGGCCGAGCTGCGCGACTGGTCGCCGTTCGTCGGCCTGCAGACCCGTTACAACCTGCTGGAGCGCAGCGTCGAGCGGGAGCTGATCCCGATGGCGAACGGGCTCGGCATCCCGGTCTTCGCCTGGGGCGCCCTGGCCGAGGGCCGGCTCACCGGCAAGTACCTGGACGGCGGACAGGGCCGGCTGACCACCATCGAGCCGGAGGAGCACAGCAAGGTCGGCAGCGACGAGGTGGTCCGCGAGGTCGTCAAGATCGCCGAGGAGGGCGGCTGGACGCCGGCCCAGGTCGCGCTCGCCTGGTTGATCGCCCGTCCGGGCGTGGTGGTGCCGATCCTCGGTGCCACCCGCGAGTCGCAGCTGGCCGACAACCTGGGCGCCACCGCGGTACGGCTGGACGACGCGCAACTGGCCCGGCTGGACGACGCGAGCCGCCCGGTGCTCGGCTTCCCGCAGGACATGCTGCGCCAGGAGGTGACCATCGCGAAGGTGTACGGCGACCGGTGGCGCGACATCGTGGACCGCCGCACCGTCGGCGCCCGGGGCATCAACGACGGGCTGCACCCGGCCCGCTGA
- a CDS encoding SDR family oxidoreductase — MEEGPVTVIGGAGRIGRRIVSRLRERGVPVRVTTRDVRRSRSAVPGDVPLAHADVREPASLAPPLRGCAAVVFSVEPGTAGSGPDRPETTMFQGVRHVLDAVGPAAHVVLVSQIYVTRADHPQNRYGRMLDWRLAGEELIRARGGPYTIVRPSWLTDSRGAGEAVRLEQGDTGDGRICRDDVADACVRALSTPAAIGTTFEMYNVAGPSATDWDTLFARLRPDGAVAGRRPRINGTEVPDVGAHTPR; from the coding sequence GTGGAAGAAGGGCCGGTCACGGTCATCGGAGGGGCCGGGCGGATCGGCCGGCGGATCGTCTCGCGGCTGCGGGAGCGCGGCGTGCCGGTCCGGGTCACCACCCGGGACGTGCGCCGGTCCCGGTCGGCGGTGCCCGGCGATGTCCCGCTCGCGCACGCCGACGTGCGCGAGCCGGCGTCGCTCGCGCCGCCGCTGCGGGGCTGCGCGGCCGTGGTGTTCAGCGTCGAGCCCGGCACCGCCGGCAGCGGTCCGGACCGGCCGGAGACGACGATGTTCCAGGGCGTGCGCCACGTGCTGGACGCGGTCGGCCCGGCGGCCCACGTGGTGCTGGTCAGCCAGATCTACGTGACCCGGGCCGACCATCCGCAGAACCGGTACGGCCGGATGCTCGACTGGCGGCTCGCCGGGGAGGAGCTCATCCGGGCCCGCGGCGGGCCGTACACGATCGTCCGGCCGAGCTGGCTGACCGACAGCCGGGGCGCCGGCGAGGCGGTCCGGCTGGAGCAGGGCGACACCGGTGACGGCCGCATCTGCCGGGACGACGTCGCCGACGCGTGCGTGCGCGCGCTGTCCACACCGGCCGCGATCGGCACCACCTTCGAGATGTACAACGTGGCCGGTCCGTCCGCCACCGACTGGGACACGCTGTTCGCACGGCTGCGCCCGGACGGTGCGGTCGCCGGCCGGCGTCCAAGGATCAACGGAACGGAGGTCCCCGATGTCGGGGCACACACCCCGCGCTGA
- a CDS encoding nitroreductase/quinone reductase family protein, whose protein sequence is MSGHTPRADAGSVTLHDLQRQREATITTWGRRTGVEHRVVVWWAGGDDGTIYVMAGYGPRTDWAKNSMTERGAQVRIGGRRFTARARVVERGPEHTGAARALGRKYAPYPGDWENGHIIALALTGA, encoded by the coding sequence ATGTCGGGGCACACACCCCGCGCTGACGCGGGCTCGGTCACGCTGCACGACCTCCAGCGGCAGCGGGAGGCGACGATCACCACCTGGGGCCGGCGCACCGGCGTCGAGCACCGGGTCGTGGTCTGGTGGGCCGGCGGCGACGACGGCACCATCTATGTCATGGCCGGTTACGGCCCGCGCACCGACTGGGCGAAGAACAGCATGACCGAGCGGGGCGCCCAGGTGCGGATCGGCGGCCGGCGCTTCACCGCCCGGGCGCGGGTGGTCGAGCGGGGCCCCGAGCACACCGGCGCCGCCCGGGCACTGGGCCGCAAGTACGCGCCCTACCCGGGCGACTGGGAGAACGGGCACATCATCGCGCTGGCGCTGACCGGTGCCTGA
- a CDS encoding helix-turn-helix transcriptional regulator: MNRQSELGEFLRSRRARLRPEDAGLIDYGDRRRVPGLRREELARLAGVSVGYYTRLEQGQSANASDAVLDAVARVLRLNDEEWAHLQSLARQRPKARRHVRAEHVRPSVRQMIDSFVGVPALVIGRRADVLAWNRTAHALLAGHLDLEAPGKPSTQPNLARLAFLDPHTRELYVDWKRKARDVVAYLRVSAARWPDDRRLTELVGELSVHSTEFAALWSTHPVRECAHNTRDYQHPIVGALTLSDELLHLPDDEGQRVVVLNAEPGSPSAAALSLLSGMAETRVPAQQADGVTTRPAAVR; this comes from the coding sequence ATGAACCGACAGTCCGAACTCGGCGAGTTCCTCCGCTCCCGGCGGGCCCGGCTCCGGCCGGAGGACGCGGGCCTCATCGACTACGGCGACCGGCGTCGCGTGCCCGGTCTGCGGCGCGAGGAGCTGGCCCGCCTGGCCGGCGTCAGCGTCGGCTACTACACCCGTCTCGAGCAGGGCCAGAGTGCCAACGCGTCGGATGCCGTGCTCGACGCGGTGGCCCGGGTGCTGCGGCTCAACGACGAGGAGTGGGCGCACCTGCAGAGCCTGGCCCGGCAGCGGCCGAAGGCGCGGCGGCACGTGCGCGCCGAGCACGTCCGCCCGTCGGTCCGGCAGATGATCGACTCGTTCGTCGGGGTGCCCGCGCTGGTCATCGGCCGTCGCGCCGACGTGCTGGCGTGGAACCGCACGGCACACGCGCTGCTCGCCGGCCACCTCGACCTCGAGGCGCCGGGCAAGCCGTCCACCCAGCCCAACCTGGCCCGGCTGGCGTTCCTCGACCCGCACACCCGGGAGCTGTACGTCGACTGGAAGCGCAAGGCGCGTGACGTCGTCGCGTATCTGCGGGTGTCGGCGGCCCGGTGGCCGGACGACCGGCGGCTGACCGAACTGGTCGGCGAGCTGAGCGTGCACAGCACCGAGTTCGCCGCGCTCTGGTCGACGCACCCGGTGCGCGAGTGCGCGCACAACACCCGCGACTACCAGCACCCGATCGTCGGCGCGCTCACCCTCAGCGACGAACTGCTCCACCTGCCCGACGACGAGGGGCAGCGGGTCGTGGTGCTCAACGCCGAGCCCGGCTCGCCGTCGGCGGCCGCGCTGTCGCTGCTGTCCGGCATGGCCGAGACGCGGGTCCCGGCGCAGCAGGCCGACGGGGTGACCACCCGCCCGGCTGCCGTCCGCTGA